The following are from one region of the Streptomyces decoyicus genome:
- a CDS encoding SDR family NAD(P)-dependent oxidoreductase has translation MPFTAYDLTGRTAIVTGAAAGIGRATAVLLAEAGATVHCADLDGQGVEATATAITASGGSAHAHHLDVTRRGEIAAVVDAARSATGRLDVMANIAGIMHSSAVLETEDADLDRVWNTNFKGVLYGCQEAARAMIATGTRGSVVNMASGAIDTGAPGLLCYGAAKAAVVQLTKTLATEVGGHGIRVNAVAPGWVRTAMTERHTAEAQQQAERPMIRMSPLGRVGEPEDIAHTVLHLASDASSFMTGQILRPNGGVAMPW, from the coding sequence ATGCCCTTCACGGCGTACGACCTCACGGGCCGCACCGCGATCGTCACCGGCGCCGCCGCAGGCATCGGCCGCGCCACCGCCGTCCTCCTCGCCGAGGCCGGAGCCACCGTCCACTGCGCGGACCTCGACGGCCAGGGCGTCGAGGCGACCGCGACGGCGATCACCGCCTCGGGCGGCTCCGCGCACGCCCACCACCTCGATGTCACCCGGCGCGGCGAGATCGCCGCTGTCGTCGACGCCGCCCGCAGCGCCACCGGCCGCCTCGATGTGATGGCGAACATCGCCGGGATCATGCACTCCTCCGCCGTCCTGGAGACCGAGGACGCGGACCTGGACCGGGTCTGGAACACCAACTTCAAGGGCGTGCTGTACGGCTGCCAGGAGGCCGCCCGCGCCATGATCGCCACCGGCACCCGGGGCTCCGTGGTGAACATGGCTTCCGGCGCGATCGACACCGGCGCACCCGGCCTGCTCTGCTACGGCGCCGCCAAGGCCGCCGTCGTCCAGCTCACCAAGACCCTGGCCACGGAAGTCGGCGGGCACGGCATCCGCGTCAATGCCGTCGCCCCGGGCTGGGTCCGTACGGCGATGACCGAGCGGCACACCGCGGAGGCGCAGCAGCAGGCGGAGCGGCCGATGATCCGGATGTCACCTCTGGGAAGGGTGGGCGAGCCGGAGGACATCGCCCACACCGTGCTGCACCTGGCGTCGGACGCCTCGTCCTTCATGACCGGCCAGATCCTCCGCCCCAACGGCGGCGTCGCCATGCCTTGGTGA
- a CDS encoding Fpg/Nei family DNA glycosylase has protein sequence MPEGDTVWRLAQRLREALTGSPLTRCDLRVPRLATVDLTGRGVLDVVPRGKHLLTRFEGGLTLHSHLRMDGAWKIYAPAERWRGGPAHQIRAILGTAEHTAVGYRLPVLDLLRTAEEARVVGHLGPDLLGPDWDPAEALRRLLSAPERPLGEALLDQRNLAGIGNVYKCELCFLLRASPWLPVGQLPHPERMPALARKLLEANKHRPARTTTPSSRPDRRLWVYGRAGHPCLRCGTGIRTADQDPATEERVTYWCPACQPDGPSGPRTDP, from the coding sequence ATGCCCGAAGGTGACACCGTCTGGCGCTTGGCCCAGCGGCTCCGCGAAGCGCTCACCGGCAGCCCGCTGACCCGCTGCGACCTGCGGGTCCCCCGGCTCGCAACGGTGGATCTGACCGGCCGCGGAGTGCTGGACGTGGTCCCCCGCGGCAAACATCTCCTCACCCGCTTCGAGGGCGGCCTCACCCTGCACTCCCATCTGCGGATGGACGGGGCATGGAAGATCTACGCCCCGGCCGAGCGCTGGCGCGGCGGCCCCGCCCACCAGATCCGGGCGATCCTCGGCACCGCCGAGCACACCGCGGTCGGCTACCGCCTTCCCGTTCTCGATCTGCTGCGCACCGCCGAGGAGGCCCGGGTCGTCGGTCACCTGGGCCCCGATCTCCTCGGCCCCGACTGGGACCCGGCCGAAGCCCTGCGCCGGCTGCTCTCCGCCCCGGAACGCCCCCTCGGCGAAGCCCTGCTCGACCAGCGCAATCTCGCCGGTATCGGCAATGTCTACAAGTGCGAGCTGTGCTTTCTGCTGCGCGCCTCCCCCTGGCTCCCCGTAGGACAGCTGCCCCACCCGGAGCGCATGCCGGCGCTCGCCAGGAAGCTCCTCGAAGCCAACAAGCACCGCCCCGCCCGCACCACCACTCCCAGCTCCCGCCCCGACCGCCGGCTGTGGGTCTACGGCCGGGCCGGCCACCCCTGTCTGCGCTGCGGCACCGGGATCCGCACCGCCGACCAGGACCCCGCCACCGAGGAGCGCGTCACCTACTGGTGCCCCGCCTGCCAGCCCGACGGGCCGTCCGGCCCGCGGACTGACCCGTGA
- a CDS encoding Dps family protein: MSVVKSTLSDEDRGVVGTALQGALVDLVDLSLVAKQVHWNVVGPRFRSVHLQLDDVVASARQHADTVAERASAIGVSPDGRAGTVAKTSGISEITDGWIKDVDVVQAMVEALSAVIGRMRERIVATEDPDPVSQDIFIGLTADLEKHHWMFQAEAH; encoded by the coding sequence ATGTCTGTCGTCAAGAGCACACTGTCCGACGAGGATCGCGGGGTCGTGGGTACCGCCCTGCAGGGCGCGCTCGTCGATCTGGTGGACCTCTCCCTCGTCGCGAAGCAGGTGCACTGGAATGTCGTCGGCCCGCGGTTCCGCTCCGTACACCTTCAGCTCGACGACGTGGTCGCCAGCGCGCGGCAGCATGCCGACACGGTGGCCGAGCGGGCGTCCGCGATCGGGGTGTCTCCCGACGGGCGGGCCGGCACCGTCGCCAAGACCAGTGGCATCAGCGAGATCACGGACGGCTGGATCAAGGATGTCGATGTGGTGCAGGCGATGGTGGAGGCGCTGAGCGCGGTCATCGGCCGGATGCGCGAGCGGATCGTCGCCACCGAGGACCCGGACCCGGTCAGCCAGGACATCTTCATCGGTCTGACCGCCGACCTGGAGAAGCACCACTGGATGTTCCAGGCCGAGGCCCACTGA
- a CDS encoding helix-turn-helix domain-containing protein, which yields MILLRRLLGDVLRRQRQRQGRTLREVSSSARVSLGYLSEVERGQKEASSELLSSICDALDVRMSELMREVSDELALAELAASAAASDPVPAPVRPKLNSVSVTSLAGVPEDRVTIKSPADVVDVVAA from the coding sequence ATGATTCTGCTTCGTCGCCTGCTGGGTGACGTGCTGCGCCGACAGCGTCAGCGCCAGGGCCGAACCCTGCGCGAGGTCTCTTCCTCCGCCCGGGTATCGCTCGGCTATTTGTCCGAGGTCGAGAGGGGGCAGAAGGAGGCCTCCTCCGAACTGCTCTCGTCGATCTGTGACGCGCTGGATGTGCGCATGTCCGAGCTCATGCGGGAGGTCAGCGATGAGCTGGCACTCGCGGAGCTGGCAGCGTCCGCGGCCGCGAGCGATCCGGTGCCCGCACCGGTGCGGCCGAAGCTCAATTCGGTGTCCGTCACGTCCCTGGCCGGTGTGCCGGAGGACCGCGTGACCATCAAGTCCCCGGCCGACGTCGTGGATGTCGTCGCGGCCTGA
- a CDS encoding CinA family protein produces the protein MSGPGSAAAGALELLAGRGQSLAVAESLTGGLVAGALTAVPGASRVVRGSVTAYATDLKRDVLGVDGALLAACGAVDGEVARQMASGVRRVLGADWGLATTGVAGPDPQDGYPVGTVFVAVQGPDGAGAVRRLALEGDRDRIRKDTIHAVLAMLLSELTENTRAQDTEQHGGNGCLQP, from the coding sequence GTGAGCGGGCCGGGTTCTGCCGCGGCCGGGGCGCTGGAGCTGCTCGCCGGGCGTGGGCAGAGCCTGGCGGTGGCCGAATCACTGACCGGCGGACTGGTGGCGGGCGCGCTGACCGCCGTCCCCGGGGCCTCACGGGTCGTCCGCGGCTCCGTCACGGCGTACGCCACCGACCTCAAGCGGGACGTGCTGGGCGTGGACGGCGCTCTGCTGGCCGCGTGCGGGGCTGTGGACGGCGAGGTCGCGCGGCAGATGGCGAGCGGTGTGCGGCGGGTGCTGGGGGCCGACTGGGGCCTCGCCACCACGGGTGTGGCCGGCCCCGATCCTCAGGACGGGTATCCGGTGGGCACCGTTTTCGTGGCGGTCCAGGGACCGGACGGCGCCGGGGCGGTGCGGCGGCTGGCGCTGGAGGGAGACCGCGACCGTATCCGCAAGGACACCATTCACGCCGTGCTCGCAATGTTGTTGAGCGAACTGACAGAAAATACGCGGGCACAGGATACGGAACAACACGGGGGGAATGGATGTTTGCAGCCCTGA